The following coding sequences lie in one Mycoplasma tauri genomic window:
- a CDS encoding SGNH/GDSL hydrolase family protein, producing MKIKLKPILITGCISITTTLALAIGISYIPFGDKKLEYSDGNIQPNDDKNLKVPGLPNKDKNNLLLDEPNNNFKIKASDRAKSPDFITLNNKINYVALGDSISAGFDSELDKDYSGNFNQKGEIEGISFPAYLAQFLQSADKNRFSSFFNHSFTGSTLKQWSIILDWENEKNKISDSDLKELKQTLQIQDIDKINKFSETVKDSLEKSNLVTITLGANDFIELFLEEISNIPIFEIIKQFRNNDLNYTELVLSITNSLKGVFKKLNQRIDHFANLLKKYTKTSNVNFISYPLPLAHLFKILDKKVFGDSPKFSIGNLLINILNDEIKFKVNQNKFYFINSYNQDFWNLNLRKFIPTLFDIHPGSIGYKRMAGDVFVKLISPSRDVDEMNKKGIKWSSDFVKSDFDTYLHQIEFTDPFKVINNIFGNSIDKFTLDTTNDKRYNQYLEIRKQGDKWYFERVLKRYESLFINKLLDFLINSEFFKKADIDGKLYTFLTKNNYENINQIKQWFTKSGFIPSKLLEIQKIYFNTDWDKDGIPGATSGPFNEYFMNSIKENLFNEEMLIKMMASFFNIEFIKTHNDEFASLLASFIQQIIKQNINNDVLDEQLKNIDYSKFNNYLDKNSLKSLINIFANSESLKYALTDLFVAISKDASKFSKAKTFKELLNILVTNPDLLNLAKNRTKQLIKEISSSDEFTNILARILKGLSIEYPQIFEGIDLNNIAKAITVFVNNFDLIDNEFEIIKILTNQLFAEIPRLLNGQKIEVQELLNNIKNEIKSKINSSTIEENILKVLKIVRKMQIGEYSNDLNKLVLNLLKHFNISELVSNEVYKNPSSQINALLSKEEFKNIFTKVLYSSEFTELSNELVKLAINYDEQKVENSKTLNELVKYVVKDFVSSQGFSKLQALIKKIFSIDEIKLIITNLFAKYLPGINLKITGEDVSKILIYLLENDNVKELIKNFLQKGVLTSEIDLFNFDIEKSVKLWLKDPENRKFVNEKLVDLLKNITSQNEIQTIIANLIYEFAKTKEGLLNKIDKDKFIDLVKKFVGSFNNFESKLNITSKIADVILNELSSSGKNINATVLKDNLEKLFAELFENDKWETTLVSFLKALVDPAYLSNNEELVSQLFLNTLLVVLKKENLGTKLFDNLPKSAKDVISQQINGDDINNILIGAISDEDTTKQIISGALSTLVTHNDELQSATSFLDILKIYLKNQDETTLESNFEKIFESIINHEKTRELIRGLIVSNMKPYKIDLESEANTAFLNDLIKDSPKLLKDLKIIPNLVKGLKDELLKINHFSELKSNWINVILEKLKISNFDFWSTILKSSIISKHSKVLKEDIQKIIEGITTNEELVDKFINDFNLAKMLIKQGLSEENAIKFWKGIFKSENIKNILNLIVSEVLDNAQGYAETGSWIKFIEKFFNSDNVNKAKEHLKEWYKELANDHDYVFETVGALLAKSFRDNGYSINQEQEKIIQDFVKSFAKAVPNSRILNDIIDSVFKELKQISKESNLTLTQRILNAVKKGALAFISSEDGEKINLSKIFHNAEEINKILSNIDPKAYSDFINLMFEIAPASSNSGLFNIMFNSSANNSSSKVEVGWSGFRDLVNGKLEELISVIVSPLFKHYLNELRNKEHYLNIMDVKKNVTGYHSIWRVYAFLNAIMYSNAGSFFYWNATNLTAEAKTRFAFAKAYENVISSGKYNDVIDKYKSNLGTIGLSNRTQANNTYWAGTQEFRFGPASNSLNNWNYARDYLLVYIYYQDSKDYKYNKDILKRDVLINDLKKGFMPIDNK from the coding sequence ATGAAGATTAAACTAAAGCCCATATTAATCACAGGATGCATTTCTATTACTACTACTTTAGCATTGGCAATTGGAATTTCATACATTCCATTTGGTGATAAAAAACTTGAATATTCTGATGGGAATATTCAACCAAATGATGACAAAAATCTAAAAGTTCCTGGCTTACCAAACAAAGACAAAAATAATTTATTGTTAGATGAGCCAAATAATAATTTTAAAATTAAAGCCAGTGATAGAGCAAAAAGTCCTGATTTTATTACTCTAAATAATAAAATAAATTATGTTGCACTCGGTGATTCAATTTCTGCTGGTTTTGATTCTGAATTAGACAAAGATTATTCTGGCAATTTTAATCAAAAGGGAGAAATTGAAGGCATTTCTTTTCCTGCATATTTAGCTCAATTTTTACAAAGTGCAGACAAAAACCGTTTTTCTTCTTTCTTTAATCACTCTTTTACTGGTTCAACTTTAAAACAATGAAGCATAATTCTTGATTGAGAAAATGAAAAAAATAAGATAAGCGATAGCGATTTAAAAGAACTGAAACAAACTTTACAAATTCAAGATATAGATAAAATAAATAAATTTTCTGAAACAGTCAAAGATTCACTTGAAAAGTCTAATTTAGTAACTATAACGCTTGGTGCCAATGACTTCATTGAACTTTTTTTAGAGGAAATTTCAAACATACCTATTTTTGAAATAATTAAGCAGTTTAGAAACAATGATTTAAATTATACTGAACTTGTTCTTTCTATAACCAACTCATTAAAAGGTGTTTTTAAAAAGTTAAACCAACGTATTGATCATTTTGCTAATCTTTTAAAAAAATATACTAAAACATCAAATGTAAACTTTATATCATATCCGCTTCCACTTGCTCATTTATTTAAAATACTTGACAAGAAGGTATTTGGTGATTCACCAAAATTTAGTATCGGCAATTTGTTAATTAACATTCTCAATGACGAAATTAAGTTTAAAGTTAACCAAAATAAGTTTTATTTTATTAATTCATATAATCAAGATTTTTGAAATTTAAATTTAAGAAAATTCATACCGACCTTATTTGATATACACCCTGGATCTATTGGATACAAAAGAATGGCAGGGGATGTTTTTGTTAAATTAATTAGTCCTTCACGAGATGTTGATGAAATGAATAAAAAAGGCATTAAATGATCTAGTGATTTTGTCAAATCTGATTTTGATACATATCTTCATCAAATTGAATTTACAGATCCATTCAAGGTAATTAATAATATTTTTGGAAATTCAATAGATAAATTTACACTTGATACAACTAATGACAAAAGGTATAATCAATATTTAGAAATTAGAAAACAAGGTGATAAATGATATTTTGAAAGAGTTCTAAAAAGATATGAAAGTTTATTTATTAATAAACTTTTAGATTTTTTAATAAATTCTGAGTTTTTTAAAAAAGCAGATATTGATGGAAAACTTTATACATTTTTAACTAAAAATAATTATGAAAATATAAACCAAATTAAACAGTGATTTACTAAAAGTGGATTTATACCATCTAAGTTGCTTGAAATACAAAAAATTTATTTCAACACTGATTGAGATAAAGATGGAATACCTGGGGCAACTTCAGGACCATTTAATGAATATTTTATGAATTCGATAAAAGAAAATTTATTTAATGAAGAAATGCTTATAAAAATGATGGCATCATTTTTCAATATTGAATTTATAAAAACTCATAATGATGAATTTGCTTCTCTTTTAGCATCATTTATTCAACAAATTATCAAACAAAATATAAATAATGATGTACTTGATGAACAGTTAAAAAATATTGATTATTCAAAATTCAATAATTATTTAGACAAAAATAGTTTGAAATCTCTTATTAACATTTTTGCTAATAGCGAATCTTTAAAATATGCGCTTACGGATCTTTTTGTAGCTATATCAAAGGATGCTTCTAAGTTTTCAAAAGCTAAAACATTTAAAGAGTTATTAAATATTTTAGTAACAAATCCCGATTTATTAAATTTAGCTAAAAACCGTACAAAACAGTTAATTAAGGAAATTTCTTCATCTGATGAATTTACAAATATTTTAGCTAGAATACTTAAAGGTTTATCTATAGAATATCCACAAATTTTTGAAGGGATAGATTTAAATAATATTGCAAAAGCTATCACTGTTTTTGTTAACAATTTTGATTTAATTGACAATGAATTTGAAATAATAAAGATATTAACAAACCAATTATTTGCTGAAATACCAAGATTATTAAATGGACAAAAAATCGAGGTTCAAGAACTGCTTAATAATATTAAAAATGAAATAAAATCTAAAATAAATAGTTCTACTATTGAAGAAAATATATTAAAAGTTCTTAAAATAGTTAGAAAAATGCAAATAGGCGAGTATAGCAATGATTTAAATAAATTAGTTTTAAATTTACTAAAACATTTTAATATTTCTGAGTTAGTTTCTAATGAAGTATATAAAAACCCATCTAGTCAAATTAATGCTCTATTATCAAAAGAAGAATTCAAAAATATATTTACAAAAGTTCTTTATTCTAGTGAATTTACAGAGCTTTCAAATGAACTTGTGAAATTAGCGATAAATTATGATGAGCAAAAAGTTGAAAATTCAAAAACCTTAAATGAATTAGTTAAATATGTAGTAAAAGACTTTGTTTCATCACAAGGCTTTTCAAAATTACAAGCGCTTATTAAAAAGATATTTTCAATTGACGAAATTAAATTAATAATAACCAATTTATTTGCTAAATATTTACCTGGAATCAATCTAAAAATAACTGGAGAAGATGTATCAAAAATATTAATTTATTTATTAGAAAATGATAATGTTAAAGAATTAATTAAAAACTTTTTACAAAAAGGTGTTCTGACCAGTGAAATAGACTTGTTTAATTTTGATATTGAAAAATCTGTTAAATTATGATTAAAAGATCCTGAAAATAGGAAATTTGTAAATGAAAAGCTTGTTGATTTATTAAAAAATATAACTAGTCAAAATGAAATACAAACAATAATTGCCAATTTAATATACGAGTTTGCCAAGACTAAAGAAGGTCTTCTTAACAAAATTGATAAAGACAAATTTATTGATTTAGTTAAAAAATTTGTTGGTTCATTTAATAATTTTGAGTCGAAATTAAATATAACAAGCAAAATTGCTGATGTTATATTAAACGAATTATCATCTAGTGGTAAAAATATTAATGCAACTGTTTTAAAGGATAATTTGGAAAAATTATTTGCAGAATTGTTTGAAAATGATAAATGAGAAACAACACTAGTTAGTTTTCTAAAAGCACTTGTTGATCCAGCTTATTTATCAAATAACGAAGAGTTAGTATCACAATTATTCTTAAATACATTATTAGTTGTACTGAAAAAGGAAAATTTAGGCACTAAATTATTTGACAACTTGCCGAAATCTGCAAAAGATGTAATTTCACAACAAATTAATGGAGATGACATTAATAATATTCTTATTGGAGCTATTTCTGATGAAGATACAACAAAACAAATTATAAGTGGTGCGTTAAGTACATTAGTTACTCACAATGACGAGTTACAATCAGCCACTTCATTCTTGGATATTCTGAAAATATATTTAAAAAATCAAGATGAAACAACCCTTGAAAGTAATTTTGAAAAAATATTTGAAAGTATTATTAATCACGAAAAAACAAGAGAATTGATAAGAGGTTTAATTGTAAGTAACATGAAACCTTATAAAATTGATTTAGAATCCGAAGCTAATACTGCTTTCTTAAATGATTTAATTAAAGATTCACCTAAATTATTAAAAGATCTTAAAATTATTCCTAATTTAGTTAAAGGTCTAAAAGATGAATTGTTGAAGATTAATCATTTTAGTGAGTTAAAATCTAACTGAATTAATGTTATTCTTGAAAAACTAAAAATTAGTAATTTTGATTTTTGGTCAACAATTCTTAAATCATCAATAATAAGTAAACATAGTAAAGTTTTAAAAGAAGATATTCAAAAAATTATTGAAGGAATAACGACAAATGAAGAACTTGTTGATAAATTTATTAATGATTTTAATTTAGCAAAAATGCTTATAAAACAGGGATTATCAGAAGAAAATGCTATCAAATTCTGAAAAGGAATTTTTAAATCCGAGAATATTAAAAACATTTTGAATCTTATAGTAAGTGAAGTTCTAGATAATGCTCAGGGATATGCAGAAACAGGGTCATGAATTAAATTTATAGAAAAATTCTTTAATTCAGATAATGTTAATAAAGCTAAAGAACATCTAAAAGAATGATATAAAGAATTAGCTAATGATCACGATTATGTGTTTGAAACTGTTGGAGCACTTTTAGCAAAATCATTTAGAGACAATGGATATTCAATTAACCAAGAACAAGAAAAAATTATTCAAGATTTTGTTAAATCATTTGCAAAAGCTGTTCCAAATTCTAGAATCCTTAATGACATAATTGACAGCGTCTTTAAAGAGTTAAAACAAATTAGCAAAGAATCAAATTTAACATTAACACAAAGAATTCTTAATGCTGTTAAAAAAGGTGCGCTTGCGTTTATAAGTAGTGAAGATGGCGAAAAAATAAACCTTTCAAAGATATTCCATAATGCTGAGGAAATTAACAAAATATTGTCTAATATAGATCCAAAAGCTTATTCAGATTTTATAAACCTTATGTTTGAAATTGCACCAGCTAGTTCAAACTCAGGCTTATTCAATATTATGTTTAATTCATCTGCAAATAATAGTTCTTCAAAAGTTGAAGTTGGTTGATCTGGTTTTAGAGACTTAGTAAATGGAAAACTTGAAGAACTTATTTCTGTAATAGTTTCTCCATTATTTAAACATTATCTTAATGAGCTAAGAAACAAGGAACACTATTTAAATATTATGGACGTTAAGAAAAATGTAACCGGTTATCACTCTATCTGAAGAGTTTATGCTTTTCTTAATGCAATTATGTATTCAAATGCAGGTAGCTTCTTCTATTGAAATGCAACTAATTTAACTGCTGAAGCTAAAACAAGATTTGCTTTTGCAAAAGCATATGAAAATGTAATTTCTAGTGGCAAATATAATGATGTCATAGATAAATATAAATCAAATTTGGGTACTATTGGTTTGTCAAATCGAACCCAAGCTAATAATACTTATTGAGCAGGAACACAAGAATTTCGTTTTGGTCCAGCATCAAATAGTTTAAATAATTGAAACTATGCTCGTGATTATTTATTAGTTTATATTTATTATCAGGATTCAAAAGATTATAAATATAATAAGGATATCTTAAAAAGGGATGTATTGATAAATGATCTCAAAAAGGGTTTCATGCCTATTGATAATAAATAA
- a CDS encoding YneF family protein has translation MSTGGWIGIIIGLSIFMAIVGGFIGFIIAKKTFEKQIRENPPITRNMIKAMFAQMGRKASESQINAVMRSMTNAKNAEK, from the coding sequence ATGTCAACAGGTGGATGAATTGGAATTATAATCGGTTTATCTATTTTTATGGCTATTGTTGGTGGTTTTATTGGTTTTATTATTGCGAAGAAAACATTCGAAAAACAAATCCGTGAAAATCCTCCAATTACTAGAAATATGATAAAAGCTATGTTCGCACAAATGGGTAGAAAAGCTTCTGAGTCACAAATTAATGCGGTTATGCGTTCAATGACAAATGCCAAGAATGCAGAAAAATAA
- a CDS encoding leucine-rich repeat protein: protein MKKRNYFLCLIPFSSFLLSSCVVSKTKDDHNNNNQSTKQKEETNYKEKYNLLKSEVENFIKNNLTEIQYEKWKNNLENILNETGYKIETNSNINDIYKQQFEILKTNFEEIKKNYINVDKNKDKINYKEKYNLLKSEVENFIKNNLTEIQYEKWRDILENNLNEISYKIAINVQNQGNDFYEDSTKALKKLFEEVRKNYKSGVNEKPNDSLEISQGIKEQENFTSEWFTKIDQNISINNESFEFMNMVKLEDIEDYYFHPNDKRQKEAIKKHTYEIVRGAHKTIEKIRKIYDWIGQNLKYARNDDPTAAIDPVHALNLKIAVCGGFSNLYKAMLDSIGVKNVVVIGWSKFGAHQWNLVFDEESKQFFHSDSTWKGDRYFKPSIEEFSKDHISMQILNKDAKVKINNFEYEYNRGFSVYNYPDGQKYDDMINGQIKVVVISQNALRKAKNIYVGEFINRIEYEGGTHNIQSFEVNVKNPKFASKNGALFTKDMKNLLVVPKKYVSAEFLLPKSVKTIQDWKSTFDFDNLEKIIVEPGNFWYGSYGGILYNNDYTKIIYVPQKIDSVVAISSKAILEANDFSWNKNIKEIIIPEGIKNIPESFINNLPNLKLIHLPSSLESLDFNAFQNINKDNLKVKLAEKMNENVIRTLEKGNFNMIK from the coding sequence ATGAAGAAAAGGAACTATTTTTTATGTTTAATTCCATTTTCATCTTTTTTGCTTTCTTCATGTGTTGTTTCAAAAACTAAGGATGATCATAATAATAATAATCAATCTACAAAACAAAAAGAAGAAACCAATTATAAAGAAAAATATAACCTGTTAAAAAGCGAAGTAGAAAACTTTATTAAAAATAATTTAACAGAAATACAATATGAAAAATGAAAAAATAATTTGGAAAACATTTTAAATGAAACAGGCTATAAAATAGAAACAAACAGCAATATCAATGATATTTATAAGCAACAATTTGAAATTTTGAAAACCAACTTCGAAGAAATAAAGAAAAACTATATAAATGTAGACAAAAATAAAGACAAAATTAATTACAAAGAAAAATATAACCTGTTAAAAAGCGAAGTAGAAAACTTTATTAAAAATAATTTAACAGAAATACAATATGAAAAATGAAGAGATATTCTGGAAAACAATTTAAATGAAATTAGCTATAAAATAGCAATAAATGTTCAAAATCAAGGCAATGATTTTTATGAAGATAGCACAAAAGCACTCAAAAAATTATTTGAAGAAGTAAGAAAAAATTACAAGTCAGGAGTTAATGAAAAACCAAATGACTCACTTGAAATTTCACAGGGCATCAAAGAACAAGAAAATTTCACTAGTGAATGATTCACAAAAATCGATCAAAATATATCAATAAATAATGAATCTTTCGAATTTATGAATATGGTAAAACTTGAAGACATTGAAGATTACTATTTTCATCCAAATGATAAAAGACAAAAAGAAGCAATTAAAAAACATACCTATGAAATTGTTAGGGGTGCTCACAAAACTATTGAAAAAATTAGAAAAATATATGACTGAATTGGCCAAAATTTAAAGTATGCAAGAAATGATGATCCAACAGCAGCCATTGATCCTGTACACGCTTTAAACCTTAAGATAGCAGTTTGTGGTGGTTTTAGTAATTTATATAAAGCTATGCTAGATTCTATTGGAGTGAAAAATGTTGTTGTAATAGGTTGATCTAAATTTGGAGCACATCAATGAAATTTAGTATTTGATGAAGAGAGTAAACAATTTTTTCATTCAGATTCAACTTGAAAGGGAGATAGATATTTTAAACCTTCTATTGAAGAGTTTTCAAAAGATCACATTTCAATGCAAATTTTAAATAAAGATGCAAAAGTTAAAATAAATAATTTTGAGTATGAATATAATCGCGGTTTCTCTGTTTATAATTATCCTGACGGACAAAAATATGATGATATGATAAATGGCCAAATTAAGGTCGTAGTAATTTCACAAAATGCACTTAGGAAAGCTAAAAATATTTATGTTGGTGAATTTATTAATAGAATTGAATATGAGGGCGGAACTCACAATATTCAATCGTTTGAAGTAAATGTAAAAAATCCGAAATTTGCTTCTAAAAATGGTGCTTTATTTACAAAAGACATGAAAAATTTGCTAGTTGTCCCTAAAAAATACGTAAGTGCTGAGTTTTTGCTACCAAAAAGTGTAAAAACTATACAAGATTGAAAATCTACTTTTGATTTTGATAATTTAGAAAAAATTATTGTTGAACCAGGTAATTTCTGATATGGTTCATATGGTGGAATTTTGTATAACAATGACTATACAAAAATCATTTATGTGCCTCAAAAAATTGATTCTGTTGTTGCTATTAGCTCAAAAGCAATATTAGAAGCAAATGATTTTTCTTGAAACAAGAACATAAAAGAAATAATAATTCCAGAGGGAATTAAAAATATTCCTGAAAGTTTTATAAACAATTTGCCTAATTTAAAATTAATACACTTGCCATCATCATTAGAATCCCTCGATTTCAACGCATTTCAAAATATAAACAAAGATAATCTTAAAGTTAAATTAGCGGAAAAAATGAACGAAAATGTTATAAGAACTCTTGAAAAAGGAAATTTTAACATGATTAAATAA